AGAAGAGCGCCAATCTTGCCCATCAATGCCGTTTCAGGAGCCTGACCTTTGACCGACTTTGGCTGATTCTTCCGCTTTTTGGTCTCAAAGCCTTTGGATTCAAGGTGAGTGATAATCTCGTCAAGCTTGGCAATGCTGGCATCCTTGGAAGATTTAAGGCCAAAGTTGCCAAGCATTTCACGATATGTTTCGTCATCCATTCCGAGCGTCTTCTTTGCTATGTGGATGGTTGCGAGTTTGGCTCTTCTGATTGTGTCGTTGTTGGTTTTCATTAAAATCCCCCTGGCCCCCTTTAAAAGGGGGAATATTAAAACAGGCTCTGCT
Above is a genomic segment from Desulforegula conservatrix Mb1Pa containing:
- a CDS encoding gp16 family protein, whose product is MKTNNDTIRRAKLATIHIAKKTLGMDDETYREMLGNFGLKSSKDASIAKLDEIITHLESKGFETKKRKNQPKSVKGQAPETALMGKIGALLADGKYQWAYGHGIAKKMFGVERLEWCDCQQLRKIVAALEYNAKRKANKA